Proteins encoded in a region of the Xiphophorus couchianus chromosome 11, X_couchianus-1.0, whole genome shotgun sequence genome:
- the nherf4b gene encoding NHERF family PDZ scaffold protein 4b, with protein MSSGEVVMLTEKFTFDPKEGIDNPAMVITDCIDSVWIPRPRMCVLKREEGETYDFNLRVERNRHGHVIRNVVLGGIAARGGLRDGDRLLEVNNCYVDDVPHAEVARKIKLSGQQLCMLVLDGEEYEQAVTRGQDLRLLSRILDEEPCKPPRLYHITKEPGSGLGISFTALEGEKGHFSVNLVKGGAAEKAGIRKGDHLVWMNGVMVSHLTHSALSRMMNKCGNSITILVIDSESEKIYMQRKMPILPAMAVPNKLPFSAKKLRLISGPEGYGFLLRLEKTSSGNTYHVLREVDSGSPAERAGMQDGEILLEVNGESVDSLRHDEIVERVRLSGKQVFITTISQSGLGFYNQLGLSPLLFCDGETAEKKMEEMNVELSPKGNNGLSGSRLCTVEKDPLGFGFRLDSLPQRHETFISEVGSGGSGQRAGLAVGDVVLEVNGKNVEEKYLADVITLVKNGGSCISLLVMDQTSYDKQKEEERPASNLTDSEEEDDFEISFL; from the exons ATGAGCTCAGGTGAAG TCGTCATGCTGACAGA aaaatttacatttgatcCAAAAGAGGGAATTGATAACCCTGCCATGGTCATCACAGACTGCATAG ACTCTGTGTGGATTCCCAGGCCACGCATGTGTGTTCTTAAAAGAGAAGAAGGGGAGACCTATGACTTCAACTTGCGGGTGGAAAGAAATCGCCATGGACACGTGATTAGAAACGTGGTTCTAGGGGGCATCGCAGCACGGGGTGGCCTTCGAGACGGAGACAGACTTCTAGAGGTCAACAACTGCTACGTTGATGATGTTCCCCACGCTGAG GTTGCTAGGAAGATTAAGCTTAGTGGACAGCAGTTATGCATGTTGGTGCTGGACGGCGAGGAGTATGAGCAGGCTGTGACAAGAGGTCAGGACCTCAGATTGTTGTCAAGGATCCTTGACGAAGAACCCTGCAAGCCACCCAGACTCTACCACATCACCAAGGAGCCTGGCTCAGGTCTAGGTATCAGCTTTACTGCCTTAGAAG GAGAGAAAGGTCACTTCTCAGTGAATCTGGTGAAAGGTGGCGCGGCTGAAAAGGCAGGAATCCGCAAGGGAGATCACCTGGTGTGGATGAATGGAGTAATGGTGTCCCACCTTACACACTCTGCCCTCAGTCGAATG ATGAACAAATGTGGAAATAGCATCACAATCCTGGTGATAGACAGTGAGAGTGAGAAAATCTACATGCAGAGGAAGATGCCCATTTTGCCCGCCATGGCTGTACCCAACAAACTGCCCTTCAGTGCCAAAAAGCTCCGCCTAATCTCTGGGCCGGAAGGATATGGATTTCTTCTCCGGCTGGAGAAGACATCATCAGGAAACACTT ATCATGTTCTGCGTGAGGTGGACAGTGGCAGTCCAGCAGAGAGGGCAGGTATGCAGGATGGAGAGATCCTGCTGGAGGTCAATGGAGAGTCAGTGGATTCACTCAGACACGATGAGATTGTGGAAAGAGTGAGACTAAGTGGAAAGCAAGTCTTCATCACCACAATCAGCCAGTCTGGGTTGGGATTTTACAACCAG CTGGGCTTGTCTCCTCTTCTGTTCTGTGACGGTGaaacagctgagaaaaaaatggaggaaatgaATGTTGAGCTATCTCCAAAGGGAAACAATGGCTTGAGCGGTTCTAGACTCTGCACAGTCGAAAAAGATCCACTTGGATTCGGCTTTCGTCTGGACTCTCTCCCACAGAGACATGAGACTTTCATCAGTGAG GtgggttctggaggttctggacaGAGAGCAGGACTGGCTGTGGGAGATGTTGTGTTGGAAGTTAATGGCAAAAATGTAGAAGAGAAATATCTGGCTGATGTGATTACTCTGGTGAAAAATGGAGGGAGCTGTATTTCTTT